AGGCCTTGCTGGCCTTGCGTGAAAGACGTAGACGACAGGCGAAAAAAAGAATCGATCCTGAAGGTTCAGGGGAGTCGCCTATGCGGACCAGCCAGTCGGACATTGTCGCCGCCGTGCGCCAGGAGGCCGCCGCCCGGCCTGACGAGGCCGTGGGGCGCGTGGTCGCGGGGGCCTTGCTTGTGGGCGTTTACGCCACGCGCATGGGGCTGTGCACCAATGTCGCCGGGGAGGCCTTTGCCCCCGCCTCCGGGGGAACCCTGCACGGACTGCTGTCTGGGCTGGACGTGACCGGTCTCGACGGCCGGACGGCCAGCCTGGCCGTGGCCGCCGCCGGGGCGCTTTTGCCGCCGCCCCCGGTATCCGCAAAAAAGGCCCAGGATCTCGTTTTGGAACGCGGCAGGGGGCGGCGTGTGGCCGTGGTGGGGCATTTCCCCTTTGTGGAGAAAATGGGCCCGGCCTTTGCCTCGTTTTCCGTGTTGGAACGTGCCCCCCGGCCCGGCGATCTTCCCGCTGCGCAGGCCGAAGCGGTGTTGCCCGAGGCCCAGGTGGTGGCCATCACCGCCTCGGCCCTGGCCAACGGCAGCCTGGGGGGGCTTTTGGATCTGTGCGCGCCCGGGGCCTTTGTGCTCCTGGTGGGGCCAAGCGTGCCCTTCGCCGGATGTCTGTTCGATTTCGGCGTCGATGTCTTGTGCGGCAACGTGGTGACGGACGCCCCGGCCGTTTTGGATGGCGTGGCCCGGGGGCATGCCTACCGGGCACTGCACGGGCTGTCGGCGGTGTGCGCCGTCCGGGATGATTTTGTCAAAAAAATCCGTTGACGGGGGGGGCGATTCTCGATAAAGACCTTTCCTCGCTTGGCGGCCGCCGAGAGATGCCCGGCCAGGACATTGCTGGAGGGAAAACCCCGAAACGGTTGACAAGGAATCCGGGCGGACGTAAGAAGCCGGTTCTTTGAAGACGAGGCGGCATAGCCAAGTGGTAAGGCAGAGGTCTGCAAAACCTCCATTCTCCGGTTCAAATCCGGATGCCGCCTCCACACTCCGCAGCGGGAGTAACTCAGTGGTAGAGTGCAACCTTGCCAAGGTTGAAGTCGCGGGTTCAAATCCCGTCTCCCGCTCCAATTGAAATCACCACGGGCCGGTCGCCACACCGGCCTTTTTTTTTACCCGCCGCGCCCCTGCGGCCCCCGGCGGACCACCTCAAGCCCCCGGAACATCCCGTGTCCCACACTACATCCCCTCTTGCCGTATCGGACGACGCCTCCCTGGACGACCTTTTGGCCCTGGCCGGGGCGCGATACCATGTGCGCTTCGAGCCGGTCACGGTGGGCGACACCACCCTGGAACTGCTCCAGATCGCGGACATGGAGGCCCTCATCGACCGCCTGACCCGCGAATCCGGCGACGGCCCCCTGGAGCTTCCGTTCTGGGCCAAAATCTGGCCCACCTCCATTCTCCTTTCGCATTTTCTGGGCCGACTGGAGCCTGAAACCGCCTCGGGACAGCAGAAAACCATGTTGGAGATCGGCGCGGGAGTGGGCATCTGCGGGCTTTTCGCCGCCGCCCGGGGGGTCGACGTGACCATCACCGACATCCACCCCGACGCCCTGCTGTTTTGCCGCATAAACGTCCTGAAAAACGGCCTTTCAGCCAACGCCCGGGTCTGCCGGGCGGATTTCTCCGCCGACCGGCTGGGCAGGCGTTTCGACTATATCATCGGCTCCGAGGTGCTCTACCTGGAGGATCTCCACCGCCCATTGGTCAAGTTTTTGTCCGCCCACCTGTCCCTGGACCCCGAGGCCGAGATTCTTTTGGCCCGGGATTACCATCGCAAGGCGCCCACGTTTTTCCGCCGCGCCGCACCCGACTACGACATCGCCGAACGGACGTTGGGCTACAAGGAAACCACCCCCCCCGAGCAGCCCGGCGCGGCGGGGCGCATTGAGCGGCAGTTGACCACCATCATCCGTATGCGGGCCAAAAAACATGCGTAAGCTCCTCCCGACGTCCAAAGGGTACGTGGCCGATTCGGACAAGATCTGTTCCCCAGAGGAAACCGTGGCCAGGGCCAAGGCCGCCTTCGCGCGTTTCGGATCGGGCCTTTTGGCCGAGACCCGGCGCATCGACACCGGGCGTCTGGGCATCCCGGTTTTTTTGAGCATGTGCGGAGAAAAGGCCCGGGAGATCATGCCCACCCGCAAGCAGATGGGGAAGGGGGCCTCCCCGGCCCAGGCCGAGGCCTCGGCGCTCATGGAGCTCGTGGAACGCTACAGCTTTTTTTCCTTCTGGAACACGCCGGACAACTTCCGGGAACGGACCTGGTCTGCGGCCCTTGCCGAATGGCCGGGGCAGGTCATGCCCCTGGAAGACATCCTGCGGTCGGTGGACGATCCCCTCCCCTTGGCGGCCGCCGCCGAGATCATGGATCTCGTGCCCTGGCGTTTTGTGTCGGCCCGGAACCTGACCCGGGACAGGGAGGAGTGGGTTCCCCTGGACTGGTTCAAGAAACTCAACGAGTTTAACGGGTCTTCCGCCGGAAACGGGCTTGAGGAGTCCATCCTGCAGGGCGCCTGCGAACTGGTGGAGCGCCACGTCTGCGCCGTGGTGGACCGCACCTGGCCTGTGACCCCCACCATCAGCCTCGACTCCCTTGACGATCCGGTGTTGTGCGGGCTGGTGGACGCCTTCCGCCGTGAGGGCGTTTTCCTGCTGCTCAAGGATTTCAGCCTGGGCATGCCCGTGCCCACGGTGGCGGCGCTGGCCTACGACCCGGCCACCTTCCCTGACGCCTCGGAAATCGTGTTTACCGCCGGGACCGCCGCCTCCCCGGCCAAGGCCGCCATCCGGGCCGTCACCGAGATCGCCCAGTTGGCCGGGGATTTCGAAACGATCAGCAACTACGAGGCCTCGGGCCTTCCCAAGTTCGCCAGTCCGGCCGGTTTCGCCCGGCTTCTGGACGGTCCCGAGACCACCCTGGCGGCCATGCCGTGCCTCGAGCGCGGGGATATTCTGGAGGAACTGACCCTGCTGGCCCGGGGGCTGGGGGAAAAGGGGCTGTGCCTCTACAGCGTGGAGACCACGAATCCGGAGCTTTCGCTGGTCGCCAATTACAACTTCGTGCCGGGATTTATGTTCCGGGAGCGGACGCCAAACGCCAGCCTGGGACTTTTCGTGGGCCGCATCCTTGTCGAGGAGACGCCGCCGCCCATGGCCTCCCGGGGGCTCGACGTGCTGGCCGGGCATTATCCGGATGCGGCCTTCGTGCCCTTTTTCCGAGCCATGCTGGCCCTGCGCGAAGGGGACGACGCCCTCGCGACCGGTCTTTTCGCCCTGGCCGAGCCGCTTTTAACCGATCCCGAGGACAAGGCCCTGGCCGCATTTTATCAGGCCCACGCCCTGACCCGGGATGAAAAATGGGATGCGGCCGTGCCCCATCTTGACCGGGCCATCGCGTTGTGCCCGGAGGTCAAGGAATACTTCAACCTGCGCGGCGTGGCCCGGTTCAAGGCCGGGGACTACGCCAGGGCGTCCGGGGACTTCGAGGCCGCCCTGGCCCTGGACAGCGGCTCGGCCATGGATCTGGCCAACCTGGGGCTGTGCCATGACCGGCTGGGGCATCCGGATCTTGCCGTGCATTATCTCCAGTCGGCCATCGCCCTTGATCCAGGCCTTGATTTCGCCCGAGACCGGTTGGCCGGGCTTTTGGGCCAGAAGTGATGCCGGTCATCCAACCCCTGGACAACCCACGGAAATATGATAGGGGTTATCCGCGATTCACGGTTGGAAGGAGGGATGGACGTCTCCGCCCCCCGGTGTGTCCCAAGCACAGAAAGCTGGCCAGGGGGATTGACAAGACCGGTTTCGACTTTTAGAACCGCACAAGATTTGGAGACGAAAGCCGCTTTCGCATGACATCCTTGTGGCTTTCGGGCGGCGACGCCACCCTGCGGGGTACTCTTCGAGACGTGACAAGAAACAGCGGATCGCTGTTTTTCGGTGGGGACGCCCGGGAACGGGCAGAGTTTTGACACTGACATGCCACAGTGTTAAAAACTAGCAACACCTTTTTTCAACACTTAAGGAGGATGCGCATGGCCACTGTTGAATTCAAAGGAAAAACTTTCGATGTCGATGAAGACGGATTCTTGCAGAAGTTTGAAGACTGGTGTGAAGAGTGGGTCGAGTATGTGAAAGACTCCGAAGGCATCAAGGAACTGAGCCCCGAGCACCGCAAGGTCATCGAGTTCCTTCAGGACTACTACAAGAAAAACGGCATCGCCCCCATGGTGCGCATCCTGTCCAAGGTGACCGGATTCAAGCTGAAGCACATCTATGAGCTGTTCCCCTC
Above is a genomic segment from Desulfolutivibrio sulfodismutans DSM 3696 containing:
- a CDS encoding YcaO-like family protein, with amino-acid sequence MRKLLPTSKGYVADSDKICSPEETVARAKAAFARFGSGLLAETRRIDTGRLGIPVFLSMCGEKAREIMPTRKQMGKGASPAQAEASALMELVERYSFFSFWNTPDNFRERTWSAALAEWPGQVMPLEDILRSVDDPLPLAAAAEIMDLVPWRFVSARNLTRDREEWVPLDWFKKLNEFNGSSAGNGLEESILQGACELVERHVCAVVDRTWPVTPTISLDSLDDPVLCGLVDAFRREGVFLLLKDFSLGMPVPTVAALAYDPATFPDASEIVFTAGTAASPAKAAIRAVTEIAQLAGDFETISNYEASGLPKFASPAGFARLLDGPETTLAAMPCLERGDILEELTLLARGLGEKGLCLYSVETTNPELSLVANYNFVPGFMFRERTPNASLGLFVGRILVEETPPPMASRGLDVLAGHYPDAAFVPFFRAMLALREGDDALATGLFALAEPLLTDPEDKALAAFYQAHALTRDEKWDAAVPHLDRAIALCPEVKEYFNLRGVARFKAGDYARASGDFEAALALDSGSAMDLANLGLCHDRLGHPDLAVHYLQSAIALDPGLDFARDRLAGLLGQK
- a CDS encoding Rossmann-like domain-containing protein yields the protein MRTSQSDIVAAVRQEAAARPDEAVGRVVAGALLVGVYATRMGLCTNVAGEAFAPASGGTLHGLLSGLDVTGLDGRTASLAVAAAGALLPPPPVSAKKAQDLVLERGRGRRVAVVGHFPFVEKMGPAFASFSVLERAPRPGDLPAAQAEAVLPEAQVVAITASALANGSLGGLLDLCAPGAFVLLVGPSVPFAGCLFDFGVDVLCGNVVTDAPAVLDGVARGHAYRALHGLSAVCAVRDDFVKKIR
- a CDS encoding TusE/DsrC/DsvC family sulfur relay protein, with protein sequence MATVEFKGKTFDVDEDGFLQKFEDWCEEWVEYVKDSEGIKELSPEHRKVIEFLQDYYKKNGIAPMVRILSKVTGFKLKHIYELFPSGPGKGACKMAGLPKPTGCV
- a CDS encoding class I SAM-dependent methyltransferase, whose translation is MSHTTSPLAVSDDASLDDLLALAGARYHVRFEPVTVGDTTLELLQIADMEALIDRLTRESGDGPLELPFWAKIWPTSILLSHFLGRLEPETASGQQKTMLEIGAGVGICGLFAAARGVDVTITDIHPDALLFCRINVLKNGLSANARVCRADFSADRLGRRFDYIIGSEVLYLEDLHRPLVKFLSAHLSLDPEAEILLARDYHRKAPTFFRRAAPDYDIAERTLGYKETTPPEQPGAAGRIERQLTTIIRMRAKKHA